The DNA sequence TGCGGTTTCGGGAGAGGTTGATCGTACTGCTCCAGCTCAGGTCGCGCCGGTTAATCCAGTTGGCCGTTACCTGAAACTCGATGCCTTTGTTGCTCACCGCGCCGAAGTTCTGCACGACCGATGCGTAGCCCAGTTTGCGGGGTACCGGCACGTTGAGCAGCAGCCCATAGGTATATTTGTCGTAGTAGTTCACCTCCACGAACAGCTTCCGTTTCAGCACAGCCACGTCCAGTCCCACGTTCCACTGGCGGGTGGTTTCCCAGCTCAGAGCGGGGTTAGCCAGCTGCAGCGGAGCCGTACCGGGCAGATCGAGGTAGTTGGCGCCCCCCTGCCACAAGCCCAGCGAAGCAAAGTCGCTGATGCCCGCCTGGTTGCCCGTCAGTCCCCAACTGCCGCGGAATTTCAGCTCATCGAAAAGGTTCAGGTCCCGGACGAAGTTTTCTTCGGAAATCCGCCAGCCCAGGCCCACGGAGGGAAAATACCCCCAGCGACGCGACAGGCCGAATCGCGACGAGGCATCGGCCCGCAGGCTGGCATCGAGCGAGTACCGATCCCGGTAGCTGTAGTTGGTTTTTCCGAAAAACGACACCAAGCCGGCCGCCGAACGCGACGAGGAGCCGGTTTGCGTGGCCGATGAGGCAATCGTCTGGAGGTCGTTAGACGGGAACTGCAGCCCGCTCAGGGTGGTGCGCTGGAAAGTATTCTGCTGAATGGTGTTTCCCACCAGCACCTGCACCGAGTGGCGGTCGGCAAAGGTTTGCCGGTAGGTCAGCACCTGTTCGTTGAGCAGGGTGATGTCGCGAGAGAGGTAGGACGTCGCCGTACCGCGCGGCTGACCCGCCAGCAGCAGGGTGTTGTTGTAGTTGTTTTCGTAGACATCGTTAAAGTCGACGCTCCAGCTACTACGCAGGGACAGCGTTGGCGAGAAAGCGAAGGTGCCGAACACGTTGCTGATGGCGCGCGTCCCGACTGCGTTGTTGTTCAGGTTGTCGATCAGCGCCAGGTGGTTGTCGAAATTACCGTACTTGGCATAGGACCCGTCGGCGTTGAACACGGGCAGGTTCGACCGCGGGTAGAGCGCCGAGTTGATCACCCCGCCGGGGTTATTGTCGTTGCTGCTCACGTTGCGGATAGTCCGGGCCAGCGCCGTACTCGTACCAATTTTCAGCCGGTCGGTCACCTGGTTATCGAGGTTAATACGTAGGCTGTAGCGTTCGAAATTGGTAGGCTTCACGATGGACTGTTGGCTGAAGTAGCTGCCCCCGATGTAAAACTGCGTTTTATCGTTCCCGCCCGACGCCGACAGTTCGTAGTTTGCCGTCCGGGCCGTGCGGAACAGGTCGCTGATCCGGTCGTAGGTTGGTTGTTCGCCGGGCAAACCCAGTCCACCGCTCGCTACCGACCGATAGGGAACGGCAGACGGGTTGCCGCCGTCGTTGATGAAGCGTTCGTTTTCCAGTTGCGCGAGTTGCGGGCCGGTCACCACCTCGAATACCTTCGCGGCTTTCGACCAGCCCTGGTACGTATCGAAGGTAAGCCGCGTCCGGCCCGATTTGCCGCGTTTGGTCGTGATCAGCACCACGCCATTGGCTCCGCGCGAGCCGTAGATGGCCGTCGCGTTGGCATCTTTGAGAATTTCGATCGA is a window from the Spirosoma rigui genome containing:
- a CDS encoding SusC/RagA family TonB-linked outer membrane protein; protein product: MRTLLSVWVAWLLTTGSLLAQTTRLTGTIRSGEGEVLPGVTIAVKGTSQGTTTDADGHFALPLSTTDVTLIISAIGFATQEVRPTGSELTVTLQTDIRQLSEIVVTGYGEQSRKSLTSAISTVKGADLQTIPVASPDQLLQGRAPGVQVQANSGVPGGGIFIRVRGTNSVNAGNDPLYVVDGVFINNTNLIATGLGNQVPSNPLADLNPADIESIEILKDANATAIYGSRGANGVVLITTKRGKSGRTRLTFDTYQGWSKAAKVFEVVTGPQLAQLENERFINDGGNPSAVPYRSVASGGLGLPGEQPTYDRISDLFRTARTANYELSASGGNDKTQFYIGGSYFSQQSIVKPTNFERYSLRINLDNQVTDRLKIGTSTALARTIRNVSSNDNNPGGVINSALYPRSNLPVFNADGSYAKYGNFDNHLALIDNLNNNAVGTRAISNVFGTFAFSPTLSLRSSWSVDFNDVYENNYNNTLLLAGQPRGTATSYLSRDITLLNEQVLTYRQTFADRHSVQVLVGNTIQQNTFQRTTLSGLQFPSNDLQTIASSATQTGSSSRSAAGLVSFFGKTNYSYRDRYSLDASLRADASSRFGLSRRWGYFPSVGLGWRISEENFVRDLNLFDELKFRGSWGLTGNQAGISDFASLGLWQGGANYLDLPGTAPLQLANPALSWETTRQWNVGLDVAVLKRKLFVEVNYYDKYTYGLLLNVPVPRKLGYASVVQNFGAVSNKGIEFQVTANWINRRDLSWSSTINLSRNRNRIEKLAAPITTGSRDIFRLQEGASLYSFWLYRQTRVNPETGDAEYQDVNGDGTINVADRQLVGNAWPDFFGGFSNTLSYKGFDLGLNLYFEKGAKIMNMNRFFLVHGGTQRNIGYVPDQLNRWQKPGDETSIPRLTTDPASNNYGGVVQNLSDRYLEDGSFVRLRTLSLGYTVPKSLLTRFRLASLRAYVQATNLFTLTPYSGLDPEVNSQSNVANTKNFDWATVPQPRTLQAGLTIGL